The following coding sequences are from one Paenibacillus tundrae window:
- a CDS encoding glycosyltransferase yields MGMGISLCMIVKDEAQHLERCLNAVHNVVDEIIVVDTGSTDDTPDIARRYGAIVMHAAWSGDFARARNQSLALATNPWILVLDADEVWLPTESMRAELERLVSSGQDEIWGYWIQVTSLLGHSGEERVTDVVCRLFRNDPRIAFKGTIHEEVASSIYAFAPQGIAACELEILHDGYLDRVITSKNKIERNMRLIRSALNQTPDQPELLYALAAEWFQQGNYEEALRLLVPLLAELELGCGYHSDLVLKTAYAWREYGHPERALAIVQAWAPVYEDFPDLLELGAVLQLDLGHEEDALDWLRHAKSVAGSGSKYTSVSGAGSYRSLILEGMAYEQLGQWQQAEEAYTAAIATKSDSMAAWQRLLWLAAVTERPNAVARVVARHHLPLVAWQVMLQTALDAHRPEWLLRHAGSLAGVMQAQPLASGLARAQLGEDAVAEVALRPWASHAQHGPAATLALWALACKRRGVPAATPGESAGGAGDAASVVAGDAGDVGDVASVVADDAGDVGDVGAVACKVGESGESAGDVAGKVGDVGTVGAVACKVGESGESASDVAGKVGDVGTVGAVAGESAGGARAAGLAQRHAAAAPWTAAAGAAEALLREPAPCGDGGDQAPAAASPAQAPQAAVHAAADALARTGAWPAWLRLLAALPPGAAPALLAALAPAARCGVLRAPASVREGLLQLCGGEPPAAGQPFADEVPAAIRTAEALVAGTLALLAGRRPAARAWAELAQRSSLQATAAGRPATTITPGVRALLRLTAPGATTADSYAAQCQLLWVHL; encoded by the coding sequence ATGGGGATGGGAATCAGCTTGTGCATGATCGTTAAGGATGAAGCGCAGCATCTTGAGCGGTGTCTGAACGCAGTCCATAATGTGGTCGATGAGATCATCGTTGTGGACACAGGATCAACCGATGATACACCTGATATTGCCCGTCGCTATGGTGCAATCGTAATGCATGCCGCCTGGTCGGGGGATTTCGCTAGAGCGCGTAATCAATCCCTCGCCTTAGCGACAAATCCGTGGATTTTAGTGCTGGATGCAGATGAAGTATGGCTGCCAACCGAGTCAATGCGTGCTGAGCTGGAGCGTCTAGTATCAAGTGGTCAGGATGAGATATGGGGATATTGGATACAAGTGACAAGCCTGCTCGGTCACTCCGGTGAAGAACGAGTAACAGATGTGGTGTGTCGTCTATTTCGGAACGATCCTCGGATCGCCTTTAAAGGAACGATTCATGAAGAGGTCGCTTCTTCTATCTATGCCTTCGCACCACAGGGGATTGCAGCGTGTGAGCTAGAGATTCTACATGATGGATATCTAGATAGGGTCATTACGAGCAAAAATAAAATAGAGCGGAATATGCGGTTAATCCGCTCCGCTCTGAATCAAACCCCAGACCAACCTGAATTGTTGTATGCACTCGCTGCCGAGTGGTTTCAACAAGGAAATTATGAGGAAGCATTGCGGTTATTAGTTCCTCTACTGGCAGAACTAGAACTAGGGTGTGGCTACCACTCTGATCTGGTGCTCAAGACGGCGTATGCCTGGCGAGAATACGGACATCCCGAACGGGCGCTAGCTATTGTGCAAGCCTGGGCACCGGTGTATGAGGACTTTCCCGATCTATTGGAGCTTGGAGCTGTGCTCCAGCTGGATCTGGGACATGAAGAAGACGCGCTGGATTGGTTGCGACATGCCAAGTCCGTTGCTGGATCAGGCTCAAAGTACACGTCCGTTTCGGGAGCTGGATCATATCGCAGCTTGATCTTAGAAGGCATGGCGTATGAACAGCTAGGTCAGTGGCAGCAGGCAGAAGAAGCCTACACTGCCGCAATTGCGACCAAGTCAGACAGCATGGCCGCATGGCAGCGGCTACTGTGGTTAGCTGCGGTTACGGAGCGGCCAAACGCGGTGGCACGCGTTGTTGCAAGGCATCACCTGCCATTAGTGGCATGGCAGGTGATGCTCCAGACCGCGCTGGATGCACATCGGCCAGAATGGCTGTTGCGCCATGCGGGCTCGCTCGCCGGTGTGATGCAGGCACAGCCGCTGGCATCGGGGCTTGCACGAGCTCAGCTCGGCGAAGATGCCGTCGCCGAGGTGGCGTTGCGCCCTTGGGCGTCGCATGCGCAGCACGGGCCAGCAGCAACGCTGGCGCTGTGGGCGCTCGCCTGCAAGCGGCGCGGTGTGCCTGCCGCAACGCCAGGCGAGTCAGCAGGCGGTGCAGGCGATGCAGCAAGCGTAGTAGCAGGCGATGCAGGCGATGTAGGCGATGTAGCAAGCGTAGTAGCAGACGATGCAGGTGATGTAGGCGATGTAGGCGCAGTAGCATGCAAAGTAGGCGAGTCAGGCGAGTCAGCAGGTGATGTAGCAGGGAAAGTAGGTGATGTAGGCACTGTAGGCGCAGTAGCATGCAAAGTAGGCGAGTCAGGCGAGTCAGCAAGTGATGTAGCAGGGAAAGTAGGTGATGTAGGCACTGTAGGCGCAGTAGCAGGCGAGTCAGCAGGCGGTGCGCGTGCCGCTGGCCTCGCTCAACGTCATGCGGCTGCAGCGCCGTGGACTGCGGCAGCCGGCGCAGCGGAGGCGCTGCTGCGCGAGCCCGCGCCATGCGGCGACGGCGGCGACCAAGCGCCCGCCGCCGCAAGCCCGGCGCAAGCACCGCAGGCCGCCGTGCACGCCGCCGCCGATGCGCTTGCGCGCACGGGCGCCTGGCCGGCATGGCTGCGCCTGCTGGCGGCGTTGCCGCCCGGCGCTGCACCGGCGCTGCTCGCGGCGCTTGCGCCTGCGGCACGCTGCGGGGTGCTGCGCGCACCCGCGAGTGTCCGCGAAGGGCTGCTTCAGCTCTGCGGCGGCGAGCCTCCAGCCGCAGGGCAGCCCTTCGCGGACGAAGTGCCCGCCGCCATCCGCACAGCGGAGGCACTTGTGGCGGGCACGCTCGCGTTGCTCGCAGGGCGGCGGCCTGCCGCGCGTGCATGGGCCGAATTGGCCCAGCGCAGCTCGCTGCAAGCCACCGCCGCAGGCCGCCCGGCGACAACCATTACGCCGGGCGTGCGTGCATTGTTGCGCCTGACAGCCCCTGGCGCAACCACTGCTGACAGCTATGCAGCGCAATGCCAGCTGCTGTGGGTACACTTATAG
- a CDS encoding glycosyltransferase: MPNNLISLCMIVKDEEQWLPQCLDSVQAAVDEIIIVDTGSSDRSVAIAESYGAMVVHLAWSDDFAAARNAGLARASGDWILFLDADEALDQAAQEQIRSWTAVSGCDGLFLNIHNYTGSGQQGATVNPVLRLFRNAPEHRFEGRIHEQIAAAICRRNPEAAFHLTDMIIHHYGYQTAVVEHKDKVNRNLRLLEQAVKEEPDQPFHHYNLGVEYLRLGEAERALKTFGVAKAGIDPTVTSYAHLLCKYEIRCLEHLNRWQEALEHIDAALELFPDYTDLHHHRGVCEDALGHVEKAEFWLRETIRLGAPPPMYHTEEGLGTYQTWYTLGRLLEGKADLEGAVDAYVEAVRAQSSLLPPLYRIFRIMRVSGQEQQIPELIRERFALESEEAIYKVLGVMEQSRCYEAAVEWIAELASSADPVEKRERLSMAEALLQIQLGKWKAARLKLEPIQRKKGLYAEQATSWLDRLHWAQGRSIEGKDELCNWLYRHSKPDGLGGEGQEGKAEVSNPPVTKGKSANGGYEGWQAFGLLMEGCVQSGQWQELHALIQMGRQQLAIEVSPGGETRQEQAEEPFAGAANTVAGTSWLVRGLVSAADEQLREWSEGINGQRQRCWPLVQRLRLELPGPDGFGS, translated from the coding sequence TTGCCGAACAATCTCATTTCGCTATGCATGATCGTTAAGGATGAGGAACAGTGGCTGCCTCAATGCTTGGACAGTGTGCAAGCAGCAGTCGATGAAATCATCATTGTAGACACAGGTTCCTCAGATCGCAGTGTAGCGATTGCGGAGTCGTATGGAGCAATGGTTGTGCATTTGGCGTGGAGCGATGATTTTGCCGCGGCACGTAATGCTGGACTCGCGCGAGCTTCCGGCGATTGGATTCTCTTTCTGGATGCGGATGAAGCACTGGATCAGGCTGCTCAGGAGCAGATCAGGAGCTGGACGGCAGTCAGCGGATGTGACGGATTGTTTTTAAATATCCATAACTATACAGGTTCGGGTCAGCAAGGGGCTACCGTTAATCCGGTGTTGAGACTATTCAGAAATGCGCCGGAACATCGATTTGAAGGACGGATACATGAACAGATCGCGGCAGCTATCTGCCGGAGAAATCCAGAGGCTGCGTTTCACCTAACCGATATGATCATTCATCATTACGGCTATCAGACGGCTGTGGTGGAGCACAAAGACAAAGTCAATCGCAATTTACGTCTGTTAGAACAAGCGGTCAAGGAAGAGCCGGATCAGCCGTTTCATCATTATAATCTGGGTGTTGAATATTTGCGTCTAGGTGAAGCGGAGCGGGCACTAAAGACATTTGGTGTGGCTAAGGCGGGTATTGATCCAACGGTAACTAGCTATGCACATCTGCTATGCAAGTATGAGATTCGATGTCTGGAGCATCTGAATCGCTGGCAGGAGGCATTGGAGCATATTGATGCAGCGCTGGAGCTATTCCCGGATTATACGGACTTACACCATCATCGCGGGGTATGTGAAGATGCGCTTGGACATGTAGAGAAGGCAGAGTTCTGGCTACGTGAAACTATTCGGTTGGGAGCGCCGCCGCCGATGTACCATACCGAAGAAGGTCTTGGAACCTATCAGACGTGGTACACGCTGGGCAGATTGCTGGAGGGGAAGGCAGATCTGGAGGGTGCAGTAGATGCCTACGTAGAGGCTGTTCGTGCCCAATCGAGCCTGTTGCCCCCGCTATACCGAATATTCCGTATCATGCGGGTATCGGGACAAGAGCAGCAGATCCCCGAGCTGATTAGAGAACGCTTTGCACTGGAATCGGAAGAAGCGATATACAAAGTGCTGGGTGTGATGGAGCAAAGTCGCTGTTATGAGGCAGCAGTCGAGTGGATAGCGGAGCTTGCATCATCGGCAGATCCAGTTGAGAAGCGAGAACGACTATCCATGGCAGAGGCTCTGCTTCAGATTCAACTTGGGAAATGGAAGGCTGCCAGACTCAAACTGGAGCCAATTCAGCGTAAAAAGGGTCTGTACGCAGAGCAAGCAACCAGCTGGCTCGATCGATTACATTGGGCTCAAGGAAGATCCATAGAAGGTAAGGATGAACTATGCAATTGGCTCTATCGTCATTCCAAGCCGGATGGACTGGGGGGAGAAGGGCAGGAAGGCAAGGCTGAGGTGAGTAATCCACCTGTGACCAAAGGGAAATCAGCTAACGGCGGGTATGAGGGATGGCAGGCATTTGGGTTGCTGATGGAAGGATGTGTGCAATCAGGTCAATGGCAAGAGCTTCATGCACTCATTCAGATGGGTCGGCAACAGCTCGCGATTGAGGTCTCACCGGGGGGAGAGACGCGTCAGGAGCAAGCAGAGGAGCCTTTTGCCGGGGCAGCCAATACGGTAGCGGGTACGAGTTGGTTGGTTCGTGGGCTCGTAAGTGCAGCGGATGAACAGCTTCGTGAGTGGAGTGAAGGCATAAATGGACAACGGCAGCGGTGTTGGCCACTGGTACAACGACTTCGATTGGAACTGCCAGGGCCGGATGGTTTCGGGTCTTAA
- a CDS encoding glycosyltransferase, producing the protein MKQGLVGIHMIVQNEEHYLPRCLGSFQSLASECFVTDTGSIDRTVEIARQHQATVLHAKWDEDFASARNISLPLASTDWILCVDADEYAVEGIDELLAFLPTVEPSITKLRVTIINRIGEQEQANVLFQPVRLFRAGRGYRYIGRIHEQLVRGTVGDRERAITAGASVESELSAEIAKGVFVEQEPLAPLVIMHDGYLPSTMETGHKPRRNLKLLQKQLAEQPEHPFHLYNLGVTYCQLGDVEKATEAFAQSLQSTPLEAPYRPTLVRDYTKVLVVLERYDEAHGLLAVERQRYWGYADLHLLFGETLQQQGLEERAYQVYAEAVEHHTDNGTSENITKIELQSTSDKGHGVQSEPAYVTEQGSATYKPYTAMGRLAQKKGFLQEAAQLYKLALVSMPTYTPAWRGLADVLQQSGEPDERIAEQLKTGWKDQWKEQLQRVVVEADRDITEVIQALASCGAYEHALHLLQEQDRNHGVPEADLVHWMLCANRVSAVQEWAERQYRDGDDHLVFKASELKMDWAVACWAHGAALPSSFLAVTEPEESSTWRALDSLLCDQNERIIQQDGDSQKVITSQVAAGVRTLAKTIIERAVQTGQLSLAKRLHMKVAELYVEPHERLLHKQWIAEVLYRTGYTMAAAEMLIQCMAEGELQAQSLFVLGETVYTRGHYDQALALFQQALEQEPGLQRARAGASLCYLQLATEIMKQEITRSPSVAELTAQLTVLEQKLRLAEGLPWRTVFHAKERRNQVAEQSHFAMHDR; encoded by the coding sequence GTGAAGCAAGGGTTAGTCGGAATCCACATGATTGTGCAAAATGAAGAACATTACCTGCCCCGTTGTCTGGGCAGCTTCCAATCACTTGCAAGTGAATGCTTTGTTACAGATACCGGCTCCATAGATCGCACGGTTGAGATTGCTAGACAACATCAGGCAACGGTGCTGCATGCGAAGTGGGATGAGGACTTTGCTTCTGCCCGTAATATCAGTCTGCCGCTGGCGAGTACGGACTGGATTCTGTGTGTGGATGCGGATGAATATGCCGTAGAAGGGATTGATGAGCTACTTGCGTTCCTTCCAACGGTTGAGCCTAGCATTACCAAATTGCGAGTCACCATAATCAATCGAATCGGCGAACAGGAGCAAGCGAACGTGTTGTTTCAGCCTGTCCGTCTCTTCCGAGCAGGTCGAGGATACCGGTACATTGGACGGATCCATGAACAGCTCGTTCGTGGCACCGTAGGAGATAGAGAAAGAGCGATAACTGCGGGTGCAAGTGTAGAAAGCGAGCTGTCTGCTGAAATAGCAAAAGGTGTATTCGTGGAGCAGGAACCTCTCGCTCCATTAGTGATCATGCATGACGGTTACTTGCCGTCTACTATGGAGACCGGACACAAACCACGTCGCAATCTCAAGCTGTTACAGAAGCAGCTTGCAGAACAACCAGAGCATCCTTTTCACCTCTATAATCTCGGTGTAACGTACTGCCAGCTAGGAGATGTGGAGAAGGCGACAGAAGCATTCGCGCAATCTCTTCAATCGACTCCGCTGGAAGCACCTTATCGTCCAACCTTGGTTCGAGACTATACGAAGGTGCTTGTCGTGCTGGAACGTTACGATGAAGCACATGGACTTCTGGCTGTAGAGAGACAGCGTTATTGGGGCTATGCGGATCTGCATCTATTGTTCGGGGAGACGTTGCAGCAGCAGGGTTTGGAAGAACGCGCTTATCAGGTTTATGCAGAAGCAGTTGAGCATCATACAGACAATGGAACATCAGAGAACATAACGAAGATTGAATTGCAGAGCACTAGCGATAAAGGACATGGGGTTCAATCCGAGCCAGCTTATGTTACAGAGCAGGGTTCGGCTACCTATAAACCCTATACAGCGATGGGGCGGTTAGCGCAGAAAAAAGGATTCCTGCAAGAAGCAGCTCAATTATATAAGCTTGCGTTAGTTAGTATGCCAACCTATACACCAGCGTGGAGAGGTTTGGCTGATGTGCTACAACAGTCGGGTGAGCCAGATGAACGGATTGCTGAACAATTGAAGACGGGATGGAAAGACCAATGGAAGGAACAACTGCAACGAGTTGTCGTTGAAGCTGATCGGGATATAACGGAGGTTATTCAAGCGCTTGCCTCCTGTGGAGCATACGAACATGCACTTCATCTTCTGCAAGAACAGGATCGCAACCATGGCGTACCGGAAGCTGACCTCGTGCACTGGATGTTGTGTGCGAACAGGGTGTCCGCAGTGCAAGAATGGGCGGAAAGGCAGTATAGGGATGGGGACGATCATCTTGTATTTAAAGCGTCTGAGCTGAAAATGGACTGGGCAGTAGCGTGCTGGGCTCATGGTGCAGCGTTACCATCCTCGTTTCTGGCTGTAACTGAACCAGAGGAAAGCTCTACATGGAGAGCATTGGATAGTCTGCTTTGCGATCAGAATGAGCGCATTATTCAGCAAGACGGAGATAGCCAAAAGGTAATTACATCGCAAGTTGCAGCAGGCGTACGAACATTAGCAAAAACAATCATAGAACGGGCTGTGCAGACAGGACAGTTATCCCTTGCGAAACGGTTGCATATGAAGGTCGCAGAGCTGTATGTAGAACCTCATGAACGTTTGTTGCACAAGCAATGGATCGCCGAGGTACTGTATCGCACCGGATATACGATGGCAGCAGCCGAGATGTTAATTCAGTGTATGGCAGAAGGTGAGCTACAGGCGCAGAGTCTATTCGTTCTCGGGGAAACGGTGTATACCAGAGGGCATTACGATCAAGCTCTAGCTCTGTTCCAACAAGCGCTGGAGCAAGAACCAGGATTACAGCGAGCCAGAGCAGGTGCGTCTCTCTGTTATTTGCAGTTGGCTACGGAGATCATGAAGCAGGAGATAACACGCTCTCCTTCTGTCGCTGAGCTGACAGCTCAACTGACGGTGCTGGAGCAAAAATTGCGGCTTGCTGAGGGGCTTCCTTGGCGTACGGTCTTCCATGCGAAGGAAAGGAGGAATCAAGTTGCCGAACAATCTCATTTCGCTATGCATGATCGTTAA
- a CDS encoding DUF6385 domain-containing protein, which translates to MPNFTTFNTNPDNLRTLIFGQDSTGTAQPVRTDTSGNVVGIILDGTISNISGLTTVTINAGTITNILNGTITSVLGATITAGTINSVLGATVTAGTLTNLLNGTITSVLGATITAGTLSNLLDGTITSVLGATITAGTITSVLGATVTAGTLTNLLNGTITSVLGATITAGTITSVLGATVTAGTLTNLLNGTITNVLGATITAGTITSVLGATVTAGTLTNLLNGTITSVLGATITAGTLSNLLNGTITSVLGATITAGTISSVLGATITAGTLSNLLNGTITSVLGATITAGTLNNLLNGTITSVLGATITAGTLTNLLNGTITSVLGATVTAGTLTNLLNGTITSVLGATITAGTLTNLLNGTITSVLGATITAGTLSSVTSISQKSFQESQLIGTPTANAFTALPAVTTSVFGTYSFFVYNRGPGVNRVDARVEISANGTNWYTDVTTVTGILSGSVDVLVPQRFLKYTRLSYRSSLIGSPTTIDVIFNGQGT; encoded by the coding sequence ATGCCTAACTTTACAACGTTTAATACCAATCCCGATAACTTGCGAACCTTGATCTTCGGTCAGGATAGCACGGGGACAGCTCAACCTGTCAGAACCGATACAAGCGGCAATGTGGTCGGTATTATTTTGGACGGGACAATCAGTAACATCTCAGGTTTGACTACCGTTACGATTAATGCAGGAACGATTACGAACATTCTCAACGGAACCATTACAAGTGTCCTTGGCGCAACGATTACAGCTGGTACCATCAATAGTGTGCTGGGAGCTACAGTGACGGCGGGAACACTGACCAATTTATTGAATGGTACAATTACCAGCGTGCTCGGAGCAACGATCACGGCAGGAACGCTATCGAACCTGTTGGATGGTACGATCACGAGTGTACTTGGGGCAACCATTACAGCGGGAACCATTACGAGTGTGCTCGGTGCGACCGTCACAGCAGGAACGCTGACCAACCTGTTGAACGGTACGATCACGAGTGTACTTGGCGCAACGATTACAGCCGGAACGATCACCAGTGTACTCGGCGCGACGGTAACGGCAGGAACGTTGACGAACCTGTTGAATGGTACGATCACGAATGTGCTCGGTGCCACGATTACAGCGGGAACGATTACGAGTGTACTCGGTGCGACGGTAACGGCAGGGACGTTGACGAACCTGTTGAATGGTACAATCACAAGTGTGCTTGGTGCTACGATTACAGCGGGGACGCTGAGCAATTTGCTGAACGGTACGATTACGAGTGTACTTGGAGCAACCATCACAGCGGGTACGATTAGCAGTGTGCTTGGCGCCACGATTACAGCGGGAACGCTGAGCAATTTGCTGAACGGTACAATTACAAGCGTGCTCGGAGCTACCATCACGGCAGGAACGTTAAACAACTTGCTGAATGGTACGATTACAAGTGTACTCGGAGCGACCATTACCGCAGGAACGTTAACAAACCTGCTGAACGGCACCATTACGAGCGTACTCGGAGCAACCGTGACTGCCGGAACGTTAACGAACTTACTGAACGGTACAATCACAAGTGTTCTGGGAGCCACCATCACGGCAGGAACGTTGACCAATCTACTGAATGGAACCATTACCAGTGTGCTTGGCGCAACCATCACAGCGGGAACACTAAGCAGCGTAACTTCTATATCACAGAAGAGCTTTCAGGAATCACAACTTATTGGTACACCGACCGCGAATGCTTTTACAGCCCTTCCGGCAGTGACCACCAGTGTATTCGGAACGTATTCCTTCTTCGTATATAACCGAGGTCCAGGAGTCAATCGGGTGGATGCTCGCGTTGAGATCAGTGCTAACGGAACGAACTGGTACACCGATGTAACAACCGTCACAGGCATATTATCTGGATCGGTGGATGTATTGGTGCCACAGCGCTTCCTCAAATATACACGCCTATCCTATCGTTCCAGTCTCATCGGATCACCCACAACAATTGATGTCATCTTCAATGGACAAGGCACATAA
- a CDS encoding DUF6385 domain-containing protein → MSRTAKRCKKKTHPSTKYANRRQPRRSCRAKLLKPPCSRITRPRFKQGTSSHTKLPGATHCFTEHTYVGAMTQNTTQPLPAQDTSSLSMYTYGIVNRGEHPALVQIQVSPNAVDYAVDSQEVIAGGQTKALVPQRFLHYTRLVIQSVQPDQPTRLDVYFQAQRVR, encoded by the coding sequence ATGAGTCGAACAGCGAAGCGATGCAAGAAAAAAACGCATCCCTCAACTAAATATGCAAACCGCCGCCAACCTCGTCGTTCCTGCCGCGCTAAATTGCTGAAACCCCCTTGTTCCCGGATTACGCGTCCTCGGTTCAAGCAGGGTACTTCCTCACATACCAAACTCCCTGGTGCTACTCACTGTTTTACCGAGCATACGTATGTCGGAGCCATGACCCAAAATACGACCCAACCTCTGCCGGCACAGGATACCTCATCGCTCAGCATGTACACATATGGCATCGTGAACCGGGGTGAACATCCGGCACTTGTGCAGATTCAAGTCAGCCCCAATGCCGTGGATTATGCCGTGGACAGCCAGGAGGTGATCGCGGGAGGTCAGACGAAGGCTTTGGTGCCACAGCGATTTTTACACTATACCCGGCTGGTTATTCAATCGGTTCAGCCAGATCAACCAACAAGGCTCGATGTTTATTTTCAGGCACAACGTGTGCGGTAA
- a CDS encoding MFS transporter, with amino-acid sequence MTSTNKESNGSPSPFNSSKGLWRNFQFVRMFIAYALATFGDWFDALAIQVMVAYRWGADPLIIALIPVCMAVPGILLGSVAGTLADRFHKVRIMLLCDVITVVLTIAILFAPSAIWLLPLLTLRAMMGVFHIPAQQALTRQVVSEEHLFQASSLNGFVAQCSKVAGPLLGAVILAVFSPQLCIVINACTRLISGLVLWPLRQLEQPKRLEGDGQPEQTSTEIESVLTQWVKGWNFIRSRRILLTTIVFGCFGLLAILMIDYQFTTLFRAIKPGNESLLGWLASSVGAGAVVVILLLNRLPRIGYGWGLGGGFIFIGIGIAALGWVTPLTPEIWVIVWGVCIGLGNGLSMVTLNYLLQKETPPAFTGRVFGIQNSLSSVVLVVAPLVGGILIRSAGASPAFQYIGIATFMIGVIGIVLQRVLWSEGKSPVAALQE; translated from the coding sequence ATGACGAGTACAAACAAAGAATCTAACGGATCGCCAAGTCCGTTCAATTCATCCAAAGGGTTATGGCGTAATTTTCAGTTTGTTCGCATGTTTATTGCATACGCGCTTGCTACTTTCGGAGATTGGTTCGATGCACTAGCAATTCAGGTCATGGTCGCTTATCGGTGGGGTGCTGATCCGTTAATCATCGCGTTGATTCCTGTATGCATGGCGGTTCCGGGTATATTGCTGGGTTCTGTCGCAGGTACGCTCGCAGATCGGTTTCACAAAGTTAGAATCATGTTACTCTGTGATGTAATTACTGTTGTGCTAACTATTGCTATTCTGTTCGCTCCTAGTGCGATATGGCTGCTGCCGCTTCTTACCCTGCGAGCCATGATGGGAGTATTCCATATTCCAGCCCAACAGGCACTAACCCGCCAGGTGGTATCAGAGGAGCATCTATTTCAGGCATCTTCTCTAAATGGCTTTGTTGCACAGTGTTCTAAAGTTGCAGGGCCGCTGCTGGGCGCTGTCATTTTGGCTGTATTTTCACCTCAACTCTGCATTGTCATTAACGCGTGTACCCGTCTCATATCAGGCTTAGTATTGTGGCCATTACGACAGCTAGAACAGCCGAAGCGACTGGAAGGTGATGGACAGCCTGAGCAGACTAGTACAGAAATCGAATCGGTGCTCACACAGTGGGTTAAAGGGTGGAACTTTATTAGAAGTAGGCGAATCCTACTGACCACGATTGTGTTTGGTTGTTTTGGCTTACTAGCCATTCTGATGATTGATTATCAGTTTACAACACTGTTTCGGGCAATCAAGCCTGGAAATGAATCGTTACTTGGTTGGTTGGCTTCATCCGTGGGAGCGGGTGCAGTTGTCGTAATTCTGTTGCTGAATCGTCTGCCACGAATCGGTTATGGTTGGGGTTTAGGAGGCGGTTTTATATTTATTGGAATCGGTATTGCTGCCTTAGGTTGGGTAACACCGTTAACCCCAGAGATCTGGGTCATCGTCTGGGGCGTGTGTATTGGACTAGGCAACGGGCTGTCTATGGTTACACTGAATTATCTGTTGCAAAAGGAAACCCCTCCTGCCTTCACAGGCCGAGTGTTCGGTATTCAAAATTCCTTATCCAGTGTGGTGCTGGTTGTTGCTCCCCTTGTAGGGGGGATTTTGATTCGGTCAGCCGGGGCGAGCCCGGCGTTCCAATACATCGGTATTGCCACATTTATGATTGGGGTCATAGGCATCGTACTGCAACGTGTCTTATGGTCAGAGGGGAAATCTCCCGTTGCTGCCTTACAAGAATAA